The following DNA comes from Spirulina major PCC 6313.
CTATACGAAGCCTACCGTACCTTGCTCGACTGTTGCCCCCCGGAAAAACTAGAAAATTTCGTCCAAAGTCTCCTTGCCGATCACCTCGATCAATCCTGAGCCACGATGCCCAAGCCTCAACGCTGGGCACAATCTCCGTCCCGCTTGGCGTGGGAACGGAGATTGTTGTTGCCAAAACGCGATTATATTTTGCTCGTTTAGGTTAACGCTTAATACTCTTCGACGAGTAGTTCATTGACCAATTCGCGGCCTCGGCCGTCAAACACTTGGAGGCGAATCAGGTCAGTTTGGGCGGGTTGCCAGGCCACTTGATAGCGCACATCGCCATTGTGCCAGGTGTAGATGCGACGGTTCCGTGTGCCGCCGACGGATGCACCGCTGAGGTAAATATTACTGCCGTTGCGCTTGCTTTCGCCGTAGTAGGCCAGGGTGTTGTTGGTGTAGTCGAGGGTAACGATCCAGTTTTCGTTTTGAAAGACTCCGGTGGGGAGGGTTTGGGCGATCGCAATCGGGGGGACAGTCGCCGCAACGATGAGGGGACTGGACAAACCTAAAACGGCCAGTAATGCGTAGTGATGAAGTTTCATGGTTATTGACGGGGAGTGACGAAAGACAAAACCAGTGGAACAAGCCGCTCTCGATATTGTGCAGAATCGAGGGGTGGATCAATCCAACCAATGCCCTGATGAAAGCGGGATGGATCTCAATCATAGGGGAGGAAATTAGGGAATGGCAAACGTGGTTAAAACCCTGGGGATTGCAGGGCGGTGTGATAGTGGGTGATCAGGTGTTGGGTGATGGTGGGCCAGTGGTAGTGCGATCGCGCCCATTGTTTCCCCTGTTCGCCTTGGTTGTGGCATTGCTCAGGATTGCTCAACAACTCCGCTAAACAGGCGGCTAAATCCTCCACTGTGCCGGGAATGACCCGACCCGCTCCGGCCTGGTCCACATCCGGCGCGATCTGCACTTCTGGGGTAATCACCACCGGCAGCCCGGCGGCCATGGCTTCGGCGACGGCGATCGCAAAATTCTCCGCAAAGGAGGGCAAGACGAAGAGATCCGACCCTTGCAAGACTAATTCTTTATCCCATCCCGTCACGAGGCCGGTGAAGGTGACGCGATCGCTCAATCCTAACCGTTGAACTTGGGCGGTGAGTTCGGCGGCATAATCGGGGCTGTGGAATTCCCCCGCGAGGAGGACATGGTAGGGGGTGCGATCGCCCAACCGCGCCACGGCATTGAGGAGGAGATCCGGGCGTTTTTTGTAGTGAATTCGGGAGAGAAAAAGAATAATCGGGCGATCGTCGGGAATGGCGTAGGTTTGGCGCAATTTCGCCGCCGCATCGGGAATCTCTGCCCCTGGCGTTACCCCCAAAGGAAGAATCGCCGTTTTGGCGGTGATCCCAAAGTTGCGCACATCTGCCGCTTCTCCGGGGGTGGTGCAATGGACGAGAGCGGCATGGTTGAGCGATCGCCGTTCGATCAGCGCACTGTACACCTGCTTTTTTTTGCGACTTTGAGCCAAGGCCCAGGGGGCAAGCTGGCCCATGGTGCGCATCGTGTAGGGTACGTGACGAAGGTGGGCGATCGTGGCGGCAGCCGTTGACCCGTAGGCGAAAAGGTAATGGGTATCGAGGACATCGTAGCGGGGTAAATTTTCCCAGAGCCAGCGCGTCCAGGGAATGGAAAAGAGGAAGCTGCGATCGCCCCCCAAAGACAACCGCTGCAACGGCACATTAAAACGCGGAAAAAACCACACCGGAACCCCCTCATACTCCACCCGCTCCCCCAAGGGAACCGGCAGCACAGCGGGCCCGTGGTCATTTGTCGTGCAGATTTCCACCTCCACCCCTTGGGCCCGCAACTCCCGCCCAAAATTCAACGCTACTGCCGTCGGCCCCCCACGCAGGGGCGACAACGAGGGGATTACATGGAGCACCCGCATCACACCGAGGTCGAGGCTTGGGGCTGATGCTGGGCAATAAACCGCACCATGGCCGCTGCCACCGTCTCCGGTTGTTCCAAATGGGGCACATGACCCGCCTCCGGAATCCACACCAATTCACTGTTAGGAATCAACCGTTCAAACACAGGCGCGTTTTTCGTCCCCAAAATCGCATCCTGTGCCCCCCAAGCGATCAGCGTCGGCTGCTGCAAGTGAGGCAATTGGCGTTTAAACGACCCATAACCGCCCTGCTTCGTAAAGTTCACCAACGCCTGATTCCAACCCGACACCGCCACATGGAGCGCCGCGCACAGGTTCGCGTCCTCGGTGACAAATTTCGCGTCATTATAATAGGCTTTGCGGCTGATTTTTTCGCGCACCTTGGGGCTGCTGAGAAAATTCGTCGCCCAGCGATCGAGGGGGGGAATCATCAATTTTCCGGCGATCGGCCGAGGCGCAAGACCCGCACTATCGAGCAACACCACCTGTTGCACAATCTCCGGATAACTGAGGGCAAAATCCAACGCCGCCGCCCCGCCCATGGATGCCCCCACGAGGATCATCGGAGTCCGGATAAAGTGTTGCCAAAAGGCATGGATGTGGGTTTTAATCGCCTCGGTTCCAGCGGGAAGATCCAAGCGCCGTTCAGTAAAGCCAAAATTGAGCA
Coding sequences within:
- a CDS encoding glycosyltransferase, which codes for MRVLHVIPSLSPLRGGPTAVALNFGRELRAQGVEVEICTTNDHGPAVLPVPLGERVEYEGVPVWFFPRFNVPLQRLSLGGDRSFLFSIPWTRWLWENLPRYDVLDTHYLFAYGSTAAATIAHLRHVPYTMRTMGQLAPWALAQSRKKKQVYSALIERRSLNHAALVHCTTPGEAADVRNFGITAKTAILPLGVTPGAEIPDAAAKLRQTYAIPDDRPIILFLSRIHYKKRPDLLLNAVARLGDRTPYHVLLAGEFHSPDYAAELTAQVQRLGLSDRVTFTGLVTGWDKELVLQGSDLFVLPSFAENFAIAVAEAMAAGLPVVITPEVQIAPDVDQAGAGRVIPGTVEDLAACLAELLSNPEQCHNQGEQGKQWARSHYHWPTITQHLITHYHTALQSPGF
- a CDS encoding alpha/beta fold hydrolase, translated to MPAYTLPADAAQLTESTSIAMARQIQVEPILTPLSERAIASTYVTQGTGQPPILLLHGFDSSLLEYRRLLPFLSEQHQVWAMDLLNFGFTERRLDLPAGTEAIKTHIHAFWQHFIRTPMILVGASMGGAAALDFALSYPEIVQQVVLLDSAGLAPRPIAGKLMIPPLDRWATNFLSSPKVREKISRKAYYNDAKFVTEDANLCAALHVAVSGWNQALVNFTKQGGYGSFKRQLPHLQQPTLIAWGAQDAILGTKNAPVFERLIPNSELVWIPEAGHVPHLEQPETVAAAMVRFIAQHQPQASTSV